TGGACGGCATCGTCCACTTCGGCAAAGAGACCACCGGCTACCGGCAGAACGCCGACGGCACCGCCACCGCCCTTTTCACCGACGGCACCTCGGCCACCGGCGACCTGCTGGTCGGCGCGGACGGCGCCAACTCACGCGTACGGCGGCAACTGCTGCCTCACGCACGGCGCACCCCCGCACCCGGCGTCGGGATCGGCGGCAAACTTCCGCTGGGCGACGGGTCAGCATGGCTGCCCGAAGAACTGGTCAGCACCAAGAACATGTTCCTGCCGAAGCGGGACTTCCTGTTCACGGCGGTATTCCGCCGCCGGGAGACGGACGGGACCACCGCCGAACACGTCGGCGACCAGCTGCGGGCCGCCGACCTGGACCCGGGTCTCCTCGTCCAGGACGCCAAGGACGACGACTACGTCATGTGGGCCTACGTCGCCCACCGGCGCGCGCTGCCCGCCGACCTGCCCGACGCCTCGGCGGGCGGGCGCGGGCACCGGCTGCGCGACCTGGTCGCGTCCCGCCTGACGCACTGGCATCCCGACCTGCGCAAGTTGATCGCCCAGACGCCTGCGGACACCATCGAGCAGTTCGACTTCACCACCGCCCGGCAGATAAAGCCCTGGCCGACCACCCAGGTGACCGTACTGGGCGATGCCGCCCACTCCATGCCGCCGGTCGGCGGTCTCGGCGGCAACGCAGCGCTGTACGACGCCAACGTGCTGCGCCGCGCACTGATCGCGGTCGACCGGGGGGAAGCCGAACTGCTCCCCGCCGTCGCCGAGTACGAGCGCGCGATGCTGAAGAACGGCTTCGCTGCCGTGCGAGCCGCCACCATGTACCTGCGCTTGGCCACCCTGCCCAGCCACACGGTCCGAACCGTCGCACGGACGTTCTTCCGACTGTGCGGCACCATCCCCCCGCTGCGCCGCGCGATCTTCTCGGACTGACGGCAGACCGAACAGGAACGGCCCGACGCCGCTACCCGCACACGCCTGCGCCGGGCCGGGGAGGACGGCGACGGCCAGCCGGGTCGTGTTCGCTTTCAGCCGGGACAACGCGCTGCTCGGGGTGCCGTCGCTGTACTCGGCGACGGCGTACGGCGCGGTGACCGCGATCAACGTCATCGGCATCACGCCCGCGTACGGGGTGCCCGAGGGGCCGTTCGAAGAGGAGCACGGTTTGGGTCGGGAGGAAGGAGCCGCCCCCATTTCGTCCCCTTGACGATAACGACCCACCCCTCTTATCGTCGTAGCGACGAGAAAGAGGGGTCCTCCTCATGGCCGACATCACCCGGCGCTTGGGCTGGCGTCATCTGCGTTCCGCGCCCACCGCCCACATCCGCCACCACGCGCGCGGCAAGCTCGTCCACGACGGGCCGGGGCTCAGCTTCTGGTTCCGGTCACTGACCGCAGCGCTCTCCGAAGTGCCGGTCAGCGACCGGGAGTTGGCGATGGCCTTCCATGCCCGTACCGCCGACTTCCAGGACGTCACCCTCCAGGCCACGGTCACCTACCGGATCAGCGACCCGGCGGTGGCCGCCGCCCGGCTCGACTTCTCCGTCGACCCCGACTCCGGGGCCTGGCGCGGCGCGCCGCTGGAGCAGTTGGCGACGCTGCTGACCGAGACCGCTCAGCAGCACGCCCTGGACACGTTGGCCCGTATCCCCTTGGCGGAGGCACTGGTTGACGGGGTGTCAGTCGTACGGGACCGGATCGCGACCGGCCTGGAGGCCGAGCCCCGGCTGCCCGCGACCGGGATCGAGGTCGTCGCGGTGCGGGTGGTGGCGATCCGGCCCGAGGCGGACGTGGAGCGCGCCCTGCGCACCCCGGCCCGGGAGCAGATCCAGCAGGAGGCCGACCGGGCGACGTACCAGCGGCGGGCGGTCGCGGTCGAACGGGAACGGGCCATCGCCGAGAACGAGCTCGCCAGCCGGATCGAACTCGCGCGTCAGGAAGAGCGGTTGGTCGATCAGCGGGGCACCAACGCCCGCCGGGAGGCGGAGGAGTCGGCGGCGGCCGACGGAGTGAAGGCCGAGGCGGAGGCCGCCCGCACGGTACGGCTCGCGCGTGCGCAGGCCGAGGCGGCGCGGGCGGTCGGCGAGGCGCGGGCCGAGGCGCAGGCCGCGTGGCTGCGGGTGCACGGGGACGTCGCCCCGGAGATCCTGCACGCCCTGGCGGCGACCCGGCTCGCGGAGAACGTGCCGCGGATCGAGAGCCTGACCGTGTCGCCCGACGTGGTGTCGGGGATGCTGGCGCGGCTGGGCGGCGCGGGCGGGGGCAACCGCTCGTGAGCCTCGCCCCTCGGGCAGTGCTGGTCCATCGCACCAGTGAGTACGAGGAGTTGCTCGCGCGGCACGGGACGCGCGGCCAGGCCGAGTTCTTCCTGCGCTCGCGGGGCAGAAGCGTCCAGGAGGTCGAGGAGCGGCACGCGCGGACCCGGCGGGCCCTGGCGGAGGTGGCCGGGGCGGTGCCGTTGCAGTGGCGGCAGGCGCGGGTGGAGCGGGCGGACCTGGACCGGTTCCTGTTCGGTCCCGAGGACGTCGTGGTGGTGGTCGGGCAGGACGGACTGGTGGCGAACGCCGCCAAGTATCTCGACGGGCAGCCCGTGGTGGGCGTCGACACCGATCCGGGACGCAATCCCGGTGTGCTGGTGCGGCACCGGGCGGCGGACGCGGGGAAGCTGATGCGGGCGGCGGCGGGGGCGGGCGGGGCGGGCGAGCTGCTGACGATGGTGGAGGCGGTGGCGGACGACACCCAGCGGTTGGTGGCGCTCAACGAGATCTTCCTCGGCCCGGCGGGGCACCAGACGGCGCGTTACCGGATCGGCCTCGACGACACCCCGGGGGACGAGGCCCAGGCATCCTCCGGCGTGCTGATCGGGACGGGCACCGGGGCGACCGGGTGGCTGCGCTCGCTCTGGCTGGAACGCGGGTCGGCGCTGGCCCTGCCGGGACCGAGGGATCCGGGCCTGGCTTGGTTCGTCCGGGAGGCGTGGCCGTCGCCGACGACGGGGACCTCGCGGGTGGAGGGGGTGCTGGCGGGGACCGAGAGGCTGCGGGTGACGGTGGAGTCGGACCGGATGGTGGCGTTCGGGGACGGGATGGAGGGGGACGCGGTGGAGGTGGGGTGGGGGCAGACGGTGCGGGTGGGGAGGGCCGAGGTCGGGTTGCGGCTGGTGGGGTGAGAAGGGCGGGAGCCGCACAGAGCATGCCCCGAGGGCGCGGGAGCCGCGGAGCATGCCCTAAGGGCGCGGGGAACCGCACGACCAGCCCCAACGCAACCGCACAGAAGCGAAGTTGGCGCACACCATCCCTCCTCTCGGCCATACGGTCACCGTGGTGGTGACGGTCGGGCTGATCCCACACGGGCTGCCGTGCGGGGCGCAGGCGACCTCCTCGGCGTCTTGACGCGCACCCGTCCCGGGCGGACACTCTTGCCACCCCGACGCCGAAGCTAAGTTCACTGGACGAACGAACAGAAGCCAAGGCCCTCACCTCCCCCACACCACAAGGGACTTGGATGACCGCCTCCGCTCCCCCGGACCGCCCGCACACCTTCCGCTCCGTCCTGCCCGTGCTCGCCCTGTGCTGGCTGGCCGTCTTCTTCGACGGCATGGACGTCAACATCTACGGCGCGGTCATGCCGCACATGCTCGACGACCCCGGCCTCGGCCTGACTCCGTCCGGCGCGGGCACCATCGGCAGCTGGACCACGTTCGGCATGCTCATCGGCGCGCTCACCGCCGGGAACCTCACCGACTGGCTGGGCCGCCGCCCGATGCTGGCGGGCAGCGTGCTGCTCTTCTCCCTGGGGTCGGCGTTGTGCGCGCTGGCGGGAACGCCCGCGCTCTTCGGTGCGGGCCGTTTCGTCGCGGGGCTCGGGCTCGGCGGGCTGATGCCGCTGTGCCTGGCGATGGTGATGGAGTTCGCGCCGCCGCGCCGGGCCGCGCTCACCGCGGGGCTCCTGATGACCTCGTACCACGCGGGCGGCATGGTGGCGACGGGGCTCGGGCTGACGCTCGCTCCGGCGGCGGGGTGGCGCTGGGTGTTCTGGGCGGGGGTACTGCCCGCCGTGATCGCCGTACCGCTGCTGCTGAAGCTGATGCCGGAGTCGCCGGGGGTGCTGCTCGCGCGCGGGGAGCGGGCGCGGGCCGACGCGGTCGCCGACCGGTACGGGCTGGCGCGGCCGACGGCGACGGCGGCTCCGGCGGCCGGTGCGAAGGGGCGGTGGAACGCCGTGCTTGCCCTGTTCCGGCCGGAGTCGCGGTGGGCGACGCCGCTGCTCTGGCTGGCGTCGTTCTGCGGACTGCTGCTCGTGTACGGGGTGTCGACGTGGCTGCCGCAGATGATGCGGGCCTCGGGGTACGGGCTCACGTCGTCGGTCAGCTTCCTCATGGTCGTCAACGCGGGCGGCATCGTCGGCATGCTGATCGCGGGCCGCACCGCCGACCGGTTCGGGGCGGTGCGGGTGTCGGCGATCTGGTTCGTGCTCACGGCGGTCGGCGCGCTGCTGCTGAAGTCGCACCTGCCGCTGGGGTGGACGTACGTCGTCGTGGCCGTCACCGGGGTGTGGCTGTTCAGTGCGCAGGTGATGGTGTACGCGGCGAGCAACACGCTCTACCGGGACAGCGAGCGGGCCGCCGGGCTCGGCTGGGTGACCGGGGTCGGGCGGACGGGTGCGGTGTTCGGGCCGTGGCTGGGCGGGGCGCTGGCGTCGAGCGGCAACCAGAGCTGGGGCTTCACGTCGTTCGCGCTGGCGGGGCTGCTGGGCGCGGCGGCGATCTCGCTGGTGCCGGTGGCGGTGCGGCTCGGCGGGCGCAGCCGTACAACTCCGTCCGCCTCCGGTGCGGCTCAGCCCGCTCAGCCCGCTCAGCCCGCTCGTCCCGTGAAGGGCAGCCCCGGGTAGCTCCGTCAGCCCGTGAAGGGCAATCCCGCGTAGTTCTCCGCCAGTTCGGCCGCCGCGTGCTGCGAGGAGGCGATGCGGTCGAGCTGGGAGATCTGGAGCCGGGTCTGGAACGGGGACTGGTCGGGCTCGGTGTGGAGCGTCGTCGTCATGAAGTACGAGAAGTGCTCGGCGCGCCAGACCCGGCGCAGGGCCGCGTCCGAGTACGCGTCGAGGAGGTCCGTGGCTCCGGTGGTGTGCAGCCGGGTGAACGCCTCGGCGAGGCGTACGACGTCGGCTGCGGCCAGGTTGAGGCCCTTGGCCCCGGTCGGCGGGACGATGTGGGCGGCGTCCCCAGCGAGGAGCACACGGCCGTACCGCATGGGCTCGGTGACGTAACTCCGCATGGGGAGAACGGACTTGGCGGTGATCGGGCCGCGTTCCAGCTTCCAGCCGGGGTCGGCGGCCGTGGCGAAGCGGGCGTCGAGTTCGTCCCAGATCCGAGTGTCTGACCAGTCGGCGGGGTCGGTGCCGTTCGGGACCTGGAGGTAGAGGCGGCTGACGGTGGGCGAGCGCATGCTGGCGAGGGCGAATCCGCGCTCGTGGTGGGCGTAGATCAGCTCGTCGTAGACCGGGCGGGCGTCGGCGAGGATGCCCAGCCAGGAGTAGGGGTACGTGCGCTCGTACGTCGTGCGGACGGAGTCCGGGACTGCGGTGCGGGTGACGCCGTGGAAGCCGTCGCAGCCGACGACGTAGTCGCAGGTGAGGGTCTTGTCCTCGCCGTCGTGGCGGTAGCGGACGGTGGGGCGGTCGGTGTCGGCCCCCTCGACGGCGGTGACGTCCGCCCCGAACAACAGCGGTCCGCCGTAGGCGAGTTGGAGGGCTATCAGGTCCTTCACGACCTCGGTCTGGGCGTACACCATGACGCTGCGTCCGCCCGTGAGGGCGGGAAAGTCGATCCGGTGGGCGCGGCCGTCGAAGCGCAGCTCGATGCCGTCGTGCGGCATGCCTTCGACGTCCATGCGGGTACCGGCTCCGGCGGAGCGGAGGACGTCGACGGTGCCCTGTTCGAGGATTCCGGCGCGCTGGCGTTGCTCGACGTAGGCGCGGTCGCGGGCTTCCAGGACGACGCTGTCGATGCCCGCGTTGTGCAGGAGGCGGGCGAGGAGGAGTCCGGCAGGGCCGCCGCCGATGATGCCGACTGTGGTGTGCATGGGGTCAGTTGTCCGTTTCGCTGATGGGTTCTTCGACGGCTTCGTCCAGCACGCGTTGGGCGATGCCGAAGGCAGAGTTGGCGGCCGGTACGCCGCAGTAGACGGCGGACTGGAGGAGGACTTCGCCGATCTCGTCGTGACTGAGTCCGTTGCGCAGGGCGGCGCGTACGTGCAGGGCGAGTTCGTCGTGGTGGCCGCCCGCGACGAGGGCGGTGAGGGTGACGCAGCTGCGGGTGCGCCGGTCGAGGGTGTCGCCGGTCCAGATCTCGCCCCAGGCGTAGCGGGTGATGAAGTCCTGGAAGCGGGCGGTGAGGGGGGTGGTCCGGGCGATGGACCGGTCCACGTGGGCGTCGCCGAGAACGGCACGCCGTACGGTCATTCCGTCGTGGTGGGCGCGGCGCTCGGTCCGGTCGGGGCCGGGGGCCGGGGTGGTGAAGTGCCCCTGGAGCGCGGCGAGTACGGCGTTCGGTCGCTCGACTCCGGCGAGGTGCGCGGCGTGCGGGATCTCAACGAGTCCGGCGTCGGGGATGCCGTCGGCCAGGAGACGTGCGGCGGCGGGCGGGGTCGCGGCGTCCGCGCGCCCGGCGACGACGAGGGTCGGGGCGGTGATCTTGCCGAGGTCGTCGCGCAGGTCGAAGGCGGCGAGCGCGTCGCAGCAGGCCGCGTAGGCGGCCGGGGCCACTTTCCTCTGGGCTGCGGCCAGTTCGGCTGCGGCGCTCCCTTCGAACCCTGGCGTGAACCAGCGTCCCGGCGCGGTCGCCACGAGCGGCTCCATGCCCTCGCGGCGGACCAACTGGGCGCGCTTTTGCCACGCTTGGGGTGTGCCGAAGCAGGCGGCCGTACAGACGAGGGCCAGTCGCTCGACGCGCTCGGGGTGGTGTACGGCGAGCCAGGATCCGACCGCTCCGCCGAGCGAGATCCCCGCGTACGAGAACCGCTCGATGCCGAGCGCGTCGGCGAGCGCGAGTACGAGCCGCCCGAGGTCGGCGACGGTCGCCCCGGGTTCGATCAGCTGGGCGGCGGACCCGCCGTGCCCGGGCAGGTCCCACCGTACGACCCGGAACCGGTCTGCCAGTGCGGCGGCTTGGGTGTCCCAGACGGCGAGGGTGGTCCCGAGGGAGGGCCCGAGGAGGAGGGGCGGGGCGTCGGCGGGCCCTTCGGTGCGGTGGTGGAGGAGGGGGTGGTTCATCGGGGGTCCTGACCGGGGGTGCGGGGGTGGTGGGAGAGGGGCTGCCGGGCGAGGGCCCGGTCGACGAGCTCGGGGGCGGAGCCCAGGTACCGGGTGGGGTCGGTGAGGTCGCGGACGCGCTCGGCGGTGCACACCTCCAGGACCGCCGGGTCCCGGCCGAGCGCCTCCGCGAGGTGCGTGCCGTGTTCCGTGGCGTGCCGGGTGGCCCGCGCCAGGGCCTGCTTGGCCTCCGCACGGCCGAGCAGCGGGGCGAGGGCGGCGCTCAGACGTTCCGAGACGATCAGCCCCGCCGTGCGGTCGAGGTTGGCGCGCATGCGGTCGGGGTGGACCGTCAGCCCCGCGCAGAGTTCGGCCGCGTCCCGGGCCGCGCCGCCCGTGAGGCGGAGTGCGTCGCGCAGGGGCTGCCACTCCGCGTGCCAGGCCCCTGCGGGGCGTTCGTCCTCGGCCGCCAAGGACGTGTACAACACCGCTGCGAGGGAGGGGAGTTGGCGTGCGGTGGCGGCGATCAGGGTGGCGCGGACGGGGTTGCTCTTGTGCGGCATCGCGGAGGAGTCGCCTCCCGAGCCTTCGGCGAGTTCGCCGATTTCGGTGCGCGATAGCACCAGCACGTCTGCGGCGATCTTGCCGAGCGTCCCCGCGGTGAGGGCGAGCGCGCCCGCCAGGTCCGCGACCGGGGTACGCAGGGTGTGCCAGGGCAGGACGGGGGCGACGAGGCCGAGCTCGGAGGCGTACGCCGGCACCAGGTCGAGCGGAGGCGCACCGAACTCTCCGAAGGCCGCCAACGTGCCTGCCGCACCGCCCAGTTGCGCGGGCAGCGACCCACGCACCGTCACGAGCCTGTCGTACGCGTCCAGGACCAGTGAGCGCCAGCCCGCCGCCTTCAGCCCGAAGGTGGTCGGGACGGCGTGCTGGGTGAGCGTACGGCCCGGCATGGGGGTCGCCCGGTGGTGTGCGGCGAGCGCGGCCAGCGCGTCGGCCGTACGGTCCAGATCGGCCAGGACGTGGTCCAGGGTGCGTGCCGCGACCAGCATCAGGGCCGTGTCGAGGATGTCCTGACTGGTCGCGCCTCGGTGCACGAACTCCGCGTCGGCAGCGGAGAGTTGGGCGACGCGCTCGGTCAGGTCCGCGATCAGCGGGATCACCGGGTTGCCGCCCGCCCGTGCCCGCAGGGCCAGGTCCCGTACGTCGTACCGGTGCGCTTCGGCCGCCGCCGTCACGGCTGTCGCGGCGCTCGCGGGGGCCGCCCCGACGCGGGCCTGCGCCCGGGTCAGCGCGGCTTCGGCGTCAAGCAGGGCCTGGAGGAAGGCGTGGTCCCCGGTCGCGGCCTCCGCCGGGCCGCCGGTCGAGCCGGGCGAGAAGAGGTTGCCGGAGGCCGAGAACTCAGCGGAATTCAAGGAACACCGTCTCCCGCTCCCCCTGCACGCGGATGTCGAAGCGCCGCAGCCCGTCCGCCTCGGGCACCGCCAGCAGCGTGGCGCGGCGGTCGGCGGGGAGGTCGGCGAGCGGCCCCTCGCGCACGTCGTCCGTGAAGTACGCCCGGGTGTACAGGTGGTGCGTCAGGCCGCGCGCGAAGACGCAGACCGCGAGGTACGGGAGGCTGGACGGCGGTGCCAGGGTTCGGACCGCCCAGTGCCCGTCCGCGTCCGTCGCGACGCGCCCGAAGCCGGTGAAGTCGACACCGTTGCGGCCGAGGAAGCCGCCGGTCACGGGGTCGCGGCGGAGCGTGCCCGGACGGCCGTCGAGGGAGCCGTCGGGGGCCGCCTGCCAGGTCTCGATCACCGCGTCGGGCATCGGTGCGCCGTTCCCGTCGCGTACGTGTCCGTGCACGGTGATCGTGCCCGGGTGGCCCGCGGGGGCGATGTCTCCGCCGCCTCGGAAGGGCAGCGCGTAGCCGTAGAACGGGCCGACCGTCTGCGAGGGGGTGGGCGGGAGCGAGGTGGCCATCAGTGGTTCTCCTCGGGGTCGGGCAGTGTGGCGGCGGGCCCGTCCAGCACGATGTCCCAGCGGTAGCCGAGCGACCGTTCGGGGCGCGAGAGAGCGTGGTCGTACGTGGCGACGAGCCGGTCCCGGGCGGCCTGGTCGGTGACCGACTGGAGGATCGGGTCGTACGGGAAGAGCGGGTCGCCGGGGAAGTACATCTGGGTGATCAGGCGCTGGGTGAAGGCGGTGCCGAAGAGCGAGAAGTGGAGGTGTGCGGGCCGCCAGGCGTTGCGATGGTTCCGCCACGGGTACGCGCCCGGCTTGACGGTGGTGAAGGAGTACACCCCCTGATCGCCCGTCAGGCACCTTCCCACGCCGGTGAAGTTGGGGTCGAGCGGTGCGGGGTGCTGGTCGCGCTGGTGGGCGTACCGGCCCGACGCGTTCGCCTGCCAGAGCTCGACGAGCTGGCCGCGTACGGGGCGGCCGTCGCGGTCGAGGACGCGCCCGCTGACGGTGATGCGCTCGCCGAGCGGCTCCCCCTGGTGCTGCCGGGTGAGGTCGGCGTCGAGGTCCGTCACGTCGGTGACACCGAAGACGGGACCGCGCAGCTCGGCGGCCTCCGGGTCGCCGTCGCCGGTGAGGGCGACGAGCGGTTGGTGCGGGTGGCGCAGGACGCTGCTGCGGTACGGGGTGAAGTCGCGCGGCGGGTGGTGCGGGGCCCGGGCGCCTTCCGCGACCGCCTTGGCGACGGCCTCGTGCCGCTCCGCCATCTCGGCGCATATCTGCTTCTGCGTCAGTTCTGGTTTGCTCAAGGGGTGTTCACCTTTCGAGTACGAGTGCGAGGCCCTGCCCGACGCCGATGCACAGGGTGGCGATCCCGGTGCCGGAACCGGCTGCGGCGAGCTGGTGGGCGACGGCCCCGGTGATGCGGGCTCCGGACGCGCCGAGGGGGTGGCCGACGGCGAGGGCGCCGCCGCGCGGGTTGACGACGGCGGGATCCAGGCCGGGCCACTGGGTGAGGCAGGCGAGGGCCTGGGCGGCGAAGGCTTCGTTCAGCTCGACGACGTCGAGGTCGCCCACCCCGCGACCGGCCTTCTTCAGGGCGCGCCGGACCGCTTCGACGGGGCCCGCGCCGAAGTACTGCGGCTCGATGCCGGTGACGGCACAGGCGCTGATGCGGGCGAGGGGTTCGCGGCCGGTGGCACGCAGGCCGTCCTCGTCGGCGAGGAGGAGGGCCGCCGCGCCGTCGTTGAGCGGGGAGGAGTTCCCCGCGGTGACGGTGCCGCCCTCGCGGAAGACGGGCCCCAGTTTGGCGAGGGCCTCGATGGTGGAGGACTCGCGGACGCATTCGTCCCGGGTCAGGTCGACGCCCTCGACGGGGACGACTTCGCCGTCGTACAGGCCGTTCCGCCATGCCGCTGCGGCTCTTTGATGACTCGTCAGGGCGAAGGCGTCCTGCGC
This is a stretch of genomic DNA from Streptomyces sp. NBC_00237. It encodes these proteins:
- a CDS encoding 4-hydroxybenzoate 3-monooxygenase, translating into MHTTVGIIGGGPAGLLLARLLHNAGIDSVVLEARDRAYVEQRQRAGILEQGTVDVLRSAGAGTRMDVEGMPHDGIELRFDGRAHRIDFPALTGGRSVMVYAQTEVVKDLIALQLAYGGPLLFGADVTAVEGADTDRPTVRYRHDGEDKTLTCDYVVGCDGFHGVTRTAVPDSVRTTYERTYPYSWLGILADARPVYDELIYAHHERGFALASMRSPTVSRLYLQVPNGTDPADWSDTRIWDELDARFATAADPGWKLERGPITAKSVLPMRSYVTEPMRYGRVLLAGDAAHIVPPTGAKGLNLAAADVVRLAEAFTRLHTTGATDLLDAYSDAALRRVWRAEHFSYFMTTTLHTEPDQSPFQTRLQISQLDRIASSQHAAAELAENYAGLPFTG
- the pcaH gene encoding protocatechuate 3,4-dioxygenase subunit beta, whose amino-acid sequence is MAERHEAVAKAVAEGARAPHHPPRDFTPYRSSVLRHPHQPLVALTGDGDPEAAELRGPVFGVTDVTDLDADLTRQHQGEPLGERITVSGRVLDRDGRPVRGQLVELWQANASGRYAHQRDQHPAPLDPNFTGVGRCLTGDQGVYSFTTVKPGAYPWRNHRNAWRPAHLHFSLFGTAFTQRLITQMYFPGDPLFPYDPILQSVTDQAARDRLVATYDHALSRPERSLGYRWDIVLDGPAATLPDPEENH
- a CDS encoding SPFH domain-containing protein; its protein translation is MADITRRLGWRHLRSAPTAHIRHHARGKLVHDGPGLSFWFRSLTAALSEVPVSDRELAMAFHARTADFQDVTLQATVTYRISDPAVAAARLDFSVDPDSGAWRGAPLEQLATLLTETAQQHALDTLARIPLAEALVDGVSVVRDRIATGLEAEPRLPATGIEVVAVRVVAIRPEADVERALRTPAREQIQQEADRATYQRRAVAVERERAIAENELASRIELARQEERLVDQRGTNARREAEESAAADGVKAEAEAARTVRLARAQAEAARAVGEARAEAQAAWLRVHGDVAPEILHALAATRLAENVPRIESLTVSPDVVSGMLARLGGAGGGNRS
- a CDS encoding MFS transporter gives rise to the protein MTASAPPDRPHTFRSVLPVLALCWLAVFFDGMDVNIYGAVMPHMLDDPGLGLTPSGAGTIGSWTTFGMLIGALTAGNLTDWLGRRPMLAGSVLLFSLGSALCALAGTPALFGAGRFVAGLGLGGLMPLCLAMVMEFAPPRRAALTAGLLMTSYHAGGMVATGLGLTLAPAAGWRWVFWAGVLPAVIAVPLLLKLMPESPGVLLARGERARADAVADRYGLARPTATAAPAAGAKGRWNAVLALFRPESRWATPLLWLASFCGLLLVYGVSTWLPQMMRASGYGLTSSVSFLMVVNAGGIVGMLIAGRTADRFGAVRVSAIWFVLTAVGALLLKSHLPLGWTYVVVAVTGVWLFSAQVMVYAASNTLYRDSERAAGLGWVTGVGRTGAVFGPWLGGALASSGNQSWGFTSFALAGLLGAAAISLVPVAVRLGGRSRTTPSASGAAQPAQPAQPARPVKGSPG
- a CDS encoding thiolase family protein — encoded protein: MTTLRDVYVVDAVRTPVGKYGGALAGVRPDDLAATVLRQLCSRTPDLDPARIDDVFFGNANGAGEENRDVARMAVLLAGLPVSVPGVTVNRLCGSGMEAVIQAARAIAVGDASVAVAGGVESMSRAPWVLPKPERAFPAGHQQLYSTTLGWRMTNPRMPEEWTVALGEGAELVADRYGVTREAQDAFALTSHQRAAAAWRNGLYDGEVVPVEGVDLTRDECVRESSTIEALAKLGPVFREGGTVTAGNSSPLNDGAAALLLADEDGLRATGREPLARISACAVTGIEPQYFGAGPVEAVRRALKKAGRGVGDLDVVELNEAFAAQALACLTQWPGLDPAVVNPRGGALAVGHPLGASGARITGAVAHQLAAAGSGTGIATLCIGVGQGLALVLER
- the pcaD gene encoding 3-oxoadipate enol-lactonase — translated: MNHPLLHHRTEGPADAPPLLLGPSLGTTLAVWDTQAAALADRFRVVRWDLPGHGGSAAQLIEPGATVADLGRLVLALADALGIERFSYAGISLGGAVGSWLAVHHPERVERLALVCTAACFGTPQAWQKRAQLVRREGMEPLVATAPGRWFTPGFEGSAAAELAAAQRKVAPAAYAACCDALAAFDLRDDLGKITAPTLVVAGRADAATPPAAARLLADGIPDAGLVEIPHAAHLAGVERPNAVLAALQGHFTTPAPGPDRTERRAHHDGMTVRRAVLGDAHVDRSIARTTPLTARFQDFITRYAWGEIWTGDTLDRRTRSCVTLTALVAGGHHDELALHVRAALRNGLSHDEIGEVLLQSAVYCGVPAANSAFGIAQRVLDEAVEEPISETDN
- the pcaG gene encoding protocatechuate 3,4-dioxygenase subunit alpha; amino-acid sequence: MATSLPPTPSQTVGPFYGYALPFRGGGDIAPAGHPGTITVHGHVRDGNGAPMPDAVIETWQAAPDGSLDGRPGTLRRDPVTGGFLGRNGVDFTGFGRVATDADGHWAVRTLAPPSSLPYLAVCVFARGLTHHLYTRAYFTDDVREGPLADLPADRRATLLAVPEADGLRRFDIRVQGERETVFLEFR
- a CDS encoding NAD(P)/FAD-dependent oxidoreductase; protein product: MSTRRLRVIIIGGGIGGLCLAQGLNTAGIDVAVYERDADPDARTQGYRLNIEPVGSRALHDCLPAHLWQILVATAGDSGPGMGVFTEKMRLLMREDAPPAGLDPTEQTHAVSRVTLRRLLLAGLDGIVHFGKETTGYRQNADGTATALFTDGTSATGDLLVGADGANSRVRRQLLPHARRTPAPGVGIGGKLPLGDGSAWLPEELVSTKNMFLPKRDFLFTAVFRRRETDGTTAEHVGDQLRAADLDPGLLVQDAKDDDYVMWAYVAHRRALPADLPDASAGGRGHRLRDLVASRLTHWHPDLRKLIAQTPADTIEQFDFTTARQIKPWPTTQVTVLGDAAHSMPPVGGLGGNAALYDANVLRRALIAVDRGEAELLPAVAEYERAMLKNGFAAVRAATMYLRLATLPSHTVRTVARTFFRLCGTIPPLRRAIFSD
- the pcaB gene encoding 3-carboxy-cis,cis-muconate cycloisomerase, producing MNSAEFSASGNLFSPGSTGGPAEAATGDHAFLQALLDAEAALTRAQARVGAAPASAATAVTAAAEAHRYDVRDLALRARAGGNPVIPLIADLTERVAQLSAADAEFVHRGATSQDILDTALMLVAARTLDHVLADLDRTADALAALAAHHRATPMPGRTLTQHAVPTTFGLKAAGWRSLVLDAYDRLVTVRGSLPAQLGGAAGTLAAFGEFGAPPLDLVPAYASELGLVAPVLPWHTLRTPVADLAGALALTAGTLGKIAADVLVLSRTEIGELAEGSGGDSSAMPHKSNPVRATLIAATARQLPSLAAVLYTSLAAEDERPAGAWHAEWQPLRDALRLTGGAARDAAELCAGLTVHPDRMRANLDRTAGLIVSERLSAALAPLLGRAEAKQALARATRHATEHGTHLAEALGRDPAVLEVCTAERVRDLTDPTRYLGSAPELVDRALARQPLSHHPRTPGQDPR